TGCTGCGCAAAGACATCATGGAACTGACGCGGCATGCGGCGCGCCGGCACAAGGTATACCTGGTGACGAACGGCATATTGCTGAAAGAGGAAATGGCGGATGAATTCGTCCGGCTCGGCTGCGGCACGCTCCTTTCCCGCGGCATGGCGTCGGTCGGCATTTCGCTGGAGGCGCTGGGACCGCGCCATGACGAGATCGTGCAAGTCCCCGGTTCGTTCGAAAAGATCATGGGAAATGTGCGCCATTTCGTGGCGGCGAAAAAACGCGCGGGGAAAACGTTTCCGCTGGTCTGGTTGAAGTGCGTCATCACATCGCACAACGTGGCGATGCTGGACGATATGTACGCGCTGGCCGGGGAGGCGGGGGTGGATATGTTCAACCCTATCACCTATTACGGCATTCCGGCCACCGACCGGTTGGCGATGCTGGACAAAATAGCGCCGGACACGCCCCCCGTCCCCGCTGACCGCTTCGACGTGGCGGAATTGCGGCGGCAGCTTGAAAAGATGCGCCTGCGGGAACAAAGGTCGAAGGTGCAATTGCGCATCACGCCGCCGGGCCTCACCGATGACGACGTGCTGGCGGTCTACGAAGGGCGGCTCGATATGGGAAACAAGGCCTGCTACACGCCGTGGAGCTCCGCGGCGCTTTCGGCCTACGGCGACGTCTTCCCGTGCAGCAACTACACGGTGGGGAACATACGGCAAACGCCGTTTATGAAACTCTGGAACAACGAAAAAATGGTCAAATTCCGGCGCGAATTGAAAGAACGGAAGATTTTCAAAAGCTGCGCCGCCTGTTGCAGCATGGTTTACGAAGGCCAGCCAAGCAGCTACCCGCCCCTCTCCCCGCCGCCCGCCGGGTAGGTGATTAAACGGATAATCGCGCGGACAACGTCCGGGTAAATATCCCCCCGGCCGGCCGGGGGAATTTTTAAGCCCGGGAGCTTGCTAAATTCGCTTTGCAATCTTACATATATCCATTCGATAAACGAAACCGGCGGCTAGCGAACGTTTGGCGAAAATGAGGCGATAAAGCGAACCGCCAGCCGTCCTGTTACCCGCAACAATGGAGACCCTCCGGCAATGAGCGACGATATAAAAGTAAAAGTTCTGGATAAGCGCCACTGGGTAAACCCCGAGGCGCTGGAAAAAGACACAAACGAACAAATCGATCTTAAACGCCACCCCCACCTCGTCGCCAAGCTGGAAGAGCAGATGGCGGAAAACGACAAACAACTGAAGGAATACATCGCCGCCTACAAACAGAAGATGGCCGAGAACGACGAATTCCGCGCCCGCCTGCAAAAGGACGTCGAGAAGCGCGTCGATACGGCCACCGCCAGCTTCTTCCGCGAAACGCTGCCGCTGATGGATCAGCTTGACATGGCGCTCTCCTCCGCCGAAAAAACGCGCGACGCCGCCACATTGCTAACCGGACTGAAAATGATACAATCCGGCTTCGTGCGCACGTTTGCCGAATTCGGCCTGACCGAGGTGGAATGCGAAGGAAAACCGTTCAATCCCGCCGAGGCCGAAGCATTGCAGGTGATGCCGGTGAGCGAAAGGGAAAAAGACAATACCGTGATCGAAGTGGTGCAGCCCGGCTTCCGGATGAAGGAGATGCTGATACGCCCCGCGAAAGTGATCGTCGGCAAATACAGCGAGTTTTAACAAAACAATGACAAAACGCGATTATTACGAAGTGCTGGGCGTCGAACGGGGCGCGCCGAAGGAAGAAATCAAAAAAGCCTACCGCAAGGCGGCGATGAAATTCCACCCCGACAAAAACCCCGGCGACAAAGCGGCCGAAGAAAGCTTCAAGGAAGCGGCCGAAGCCTACGAAGTGCTCCACGACGATAAAAAACGGCAGGTATACGACCGCTACGGACACGAAGGGTTGCGCGGCACCGGCTTCAGCGGCTTTGAGGGGGCTGAAGACATTTTCGCCAACTTCGGCGACATCTTTGGCGATCTCTTCGGCGGCGGCTTCGGGCGGCGCGAGCGGGGGCGCGGCGCGGACCTGCGCTACGACCTCACCCTTACGCTGGAAGAGGCGGCCACCGGACTGGATAAA
The Nitrospinota bacterium DNA segment above includes these coding regions:
- a CDS encoding nucleotide exchange factor GrpE — encoded protein: MSDDIKVKVLDKRHWVNPEALEKDTNEQIDLKRHPHLVAKLEEQMAENDKQLKEYIAAYKQKMAENDEFRARLQKDVEKRVDTATASFFRETLPLMDQLDMALSSAEKTRDAATLLTGLKMIQSGFVRTFAEFGLTEVECEGKPFNPAEAEALQVMPVSEREKDNTVIEVVQPGFRMKEMLIRPAKVIVGKYSEF
- a CDS encoding radical SAM protein, with protein sequence MNYSKLYNFAVESYAKLPYRFGNGKAFRPLSLFVELTYRCNFRCNMCQFLTMLDDPRLNEKKGEELTTDEINRVVDQISGLGLIVFTGGEPLLRKDIMELTRHAARRHKVYLVTNGILLKEEMADEFVRLGCGTLLSRGMASVGISLEALGPRHDEIVQVPGSFEKIMGNVRHFVAAKKRAGKTFPLVWLKCVITSHNVAMLDDMYALAGEAGVDMFNPITYYGIPATDRLAMLDKIAPDTPPVPADRFDVAELRRQLEKMRLREQRSKVQLRITPPGLTDDDVLAVYEGRLDMGNKACYTPWSSAALSAYGDVFPCSNYTVGNIRQTPFMKLWNNEKMVKFRRELKERKIFKSCAACCSMVYEGQPSSYPPLSPPPAG